GCCAGAGGCCACTCGTCCCCACCCCATTGTCGCGGCTGGCGCAGCCACCTGTGAGCTTACTTGCCAGGTGTTGTGTTCAGCAAGAGCCGCGGTCGGTGTACCGGGACCAGGCAAACGCCCAGCGCCCGTCATGGCGGCTGACTCGTGCGTTCCTTCGGGGCGTGCAGCCGGCTGCGTGGTGGAGCGGTGTCCCGGTGAGGAGCCACCGCCTTTGACGGCAAATGCCCTGGAGAGGAATCGAATGAGCAGTCAATCTAGAGAATTCAACAAGACGCGATGGATAACTGGGCTCTCGTGTTTGCTCGCGCTGGGCGTGTGCGGAGCATTCGCGGTGGGGACGGCACCGGTCAAAGCAGAGCAAGACTCCGAAGACGTTCTTGCCGGCACCAAGTGTTGGGTGCTGGATCCGGTCGTCGGCAAGGGGTCCTTCATGACCTTGACGTTCCTGCCCCTGAGCGATGAACAGGCCATCTTCAGCGGTCAAATCGTACGCACCGACGGCAAGAAGCCCGATCGCGTTTTGCAGGTTCTGGGCAGCGCGGGTACGCACACGTTCGTCGGCGACGGGGGCGTGCAAATCGATCGGATCTTGTTCAATCTCAACTACGCGTTTTCCAAGACTGGGACCAAGCCGGCCAGGGCGTTTGCCGAGACCGGCGCTGCGCTCCGTGGCCAATACGCCATGCGCATCAACCCCGTGGACGGGTCGGGCGTGTTCCAGGGCAACGATTTCGTGATCGACTGGAAGCCTCCACTGACCGGGCCTTCCGCCACCTACACGGCGGATAACCCCGCGAACGGCTACAGCGGCATCGCCAACAACTACCTGGGAGGCATTCGTTGCGATGGAAGCCTAGGCTTCGGTTTCGATAACTGCGGGACCGTGATTCCGCTCAACAACGCCGGTACGTTGAGGCTCGCCGGTAGCGACGCACAAGCCTGCGCCCAGGCCAATCCCTTCAACTGAGGCCCGGAGCCAACGCGCACGGGCACACCCGCCGGCACGGGTGCGGTCACGAGTCCCCGGTTTGTGATCCGGCGGGCTCGTGATCCCCGGGCGCCGGGAAGCCGGAGGCACGTAAGAACAGGAAGGATGGGCAGGGGGGAAAGAAGAAGGAATACGTGCATTACGAGCCCCGCCCGGCGTCGCTTCGCGCCGCAGTGCCGTCCGACTCGACGGCAAGGCTCTGCGAGCGGCATCCCTTCGCGGTGATTCGCGCTGGCGCTGCTGCGAGCGCGGAGGAACTTTCTCAGCTGGCGCGAGCCATGGTGAGCGAGACCTTGCACGAGGTTGGGGCCGTGCTGTTTCGCAACTACCCGGTCGCATCCGAGAGCGACTTCGAGCGGGTAGCCGAGGATGTCACACCGGAGCTGCTCGAATACGACTACGCATCCACTCCGCGCACGCGCAGAACGGGCCGCATCTACACGTCGACCGAGTACCCGGCGCACCAGCGTATCCCGCCGCACAACGAGATGTCGTACAGCACCAGCTGGCCCCGGGTTCTGTGGTTTTGTTGCCTGACGGCGGCCGGCCAGGGAGGCGCCACCACCCTGGCCGACAGCCGTGAAGTCTACCTGAGGCTCGATCCCGGCCTTCGCCGGCGTTTCGAGGAGCGCAAGGTGCTCTACGTGCGCAACTACGGTACGGGCCTGGATCTGAGCTGGCAGCAAGCTTTCGCTACCGAGCAGCGCAGCAGCGTCGAGGCCTACTGCAGGCGCATGAACATGGCGCACGAGTGGAAGCCCGGCGGTGTGCTCGAGACCCGGCAGGTGTGTCAGGCCGTGGCGTCGCATCCAGTCAGTAGGGACCCCGTGTGGTTCAATCAAGCGCACCTCTTTCACGTGTCGCAGCTCGACCCGGAGGTTCGCGAAGCCTTGCTGGAGTCAGTAGCGCCGGAGGATCTGCCGCGTAACGCCTACTACGGCGACGGTGAGCCGCTCGAGGAAAGCGCGATAGCGGAGATTCGAGCGGCCTACGAGATGTGCAGTTTCGAATTCCCCTGGCAGGAGGGTGACGTGCTGCTGGTCGATAACGTTCGGGTCGCACATGGCCGGGCGCCTTTTCGGGGCAAGCGCAGCGTGTTGGTGGCAATGGCCTGAGCGCCCCAGGATGATCACGTGACCGGCGACGAGCAAGGGTACCGGCGGGGGCTGTCTTTGGCAGCGGGCTTCGATCCGCAGGCGAACATCGTTTCGGTGCTGCGAGCGAGAGCCGCCCGCGAGCCGGATCTGCCGGCCTATGTGCTCCTGGCCGACGGAGACAACGAGCAGCGGCGCCTGAGCTACCGGCAGCTGGACACGGGGGCCGCGCGGATCGCGGGTGCGCTGCAAGCGCGTGGCGCTGCCGGCGAAACCGTGCTGCTGCTGCACGACGACGGCCTGGATTTCCTGACTGCGTTCTTCGGCTGCCTGTACGCAGGCGCGATCGCGGTGCCTGCGTATCCACCGCGCAGGCGGCAGCTGCAGCTGCTGGGCGGGATCGTGGCAAGTGCCGACCCACGCCTGATCCTGACGAGCGCGAAGCGTCGCGATTCACTCCAGCGTCGGACCAGCGAGCTGCCGATGTTTGCCAACCGGCACTGGCTGGCGTCGAACACGCTTCCGCGGTCGGAGCAGAGCGTGCCGGTGCCGAACGATCCGCCACCAGAGGCGGTCGCGTTCCTGCAGTACACTTCCGGCTCGACTTCCAGCCCCAAAGGCGTTGTGGTCACGCACGCCAGCTTGGCGGTCAACCTGCATGAGCTTCGTGTTTCGTTCGCGCATCCCGCTGGCGCGTGGATCGTTTCCTGGTTACCGCTCTACCACGATATGGGGCTGATCAGTGCAGCGCTGCTGGGCGTATACACCGGCTCACCGGTGGTGCTGATTCCGCCAGTGCGCTTCATCGAACGTCCGGTTCGTTGGCTGAGAGCGATCTCGCGCTACCGGGTGGCGCTGAGCGGCGCTCCGAATTTCGCATTCGATCTTTGTGTATCCGGGATTGACCCGGCCGAGCGCCAAGGACTCGACCTGCGCAGCTGGCGCTTGGCCTACAACGGCGCCGAACCCGTATTTGCAGACACGCTCGAGCGCTTTGCCGCGGCCTACGCTCCGTACGGTTTCTCGGCCAACGCGCTATGTCCGAGCTACGGCATGGCCGAGACGTGCGTATTCGTTTCGTGCAGCAAGAACGCGCCCAAAGCGCTGACCGCCGGTTTCGACTCCGAGGCACTGGCGCGAGGCCGGGCTCGCCTCGTCAACCCCGCCAACCCAGATAACCCGGATAGCCCTGACAGTTCCCACAAGCCTGACACCCGTAACAACCGGACCTCAAGCATTCCTGACACCCGTAACAACCGGACCTCAAGCATTCGGCAGCTGGTGGGCTGCGGGCTGCCGCCGTTTGGCGAGCTCGCAATCGTGGATCCCGAGCGACGAACGGCTTGCGAGGACGGACGCATCGGAGAGATCTGGCTGCGTGGAGCGAACGTATGCTCCGGGTACTGGAAGAATCCCGAGGCGACGGCGGAGACCTTTGGGGTAGCGCGTGCAGACGTTCCGGTCCAGAGCGGCGATCCGGGCCGAACCTACCTGCGTACCGGCGACCTGGGTTTCGTCCACCAGGGTCATGTCTTTCTGACGGGACGCAGCAAGGATCTGGTCATCGTCCGCGGGCGCAACTACTACCCGCAGGACCTCGAGCGCTGCGTCTGCGACGCGGCGCCCGAAATCAGGCCCAACGCCAGCGTGGCCTTCTCGTACGGTGATTCAAGCCACAAACAGCTGGTGCTGGTTTGCGAGCTCGAGCGCACCCAGGTACGCAAGGACCACGAACGGGTTTTTTTCAAGATCCGCCGGGCACTGAGCCAAACGTTCGAGCTACAGCCGGATGCGATCGTGCTGATTCGACCGGGCGCGTTGCCGAGAACTTCCAGCGGTAAACTGCGCAGGCGCACCACCGGACAGCTCTGGTCGGAGGGCTCGCTCGACGTCGTCGAGCGAGACGGGTTGCATCCGCGGCCCCGGGCAGATGGCTCGCCCAGGACCGATGAGTACACGGC
This portion of the Pseudomonadota bacterium genome encodes:
- a CDS encoding TauD/TfdA family dioxygenase — protein: MHYEPRPASLRAAVPSDSTARLCERHPFAVIRAGAAASAEELSQLARAMVSETLHEVGAVLFRNYPVASESDFERVAEDVTPELLEYDYASTPRTRRTGRIYTSTEYPAHQRIPPHNEMSYSTSWPRVLWFCCLTAAGQGGATTLADSREVYLRLDPGLRRRFEERKVLYVRNYGTGLDLSWQQAFATEQRSSVEAYCRRMNMAHEWKPGGVLETRQVCQAVASHPVSRDPVWFNQAHLFHVSQLDPEVREALLESVAPEDLPRNAYYGDGEPLEESAIAEIRAAYEMCSFEFPWQEGDVLLVDNVRVAHGRAPFRGKRSVLVAMA